One genomic region from Bacillus sp. SLBN-46 encodes:
- a CDS encoding ATP-binding protein: MITLIKPLIVNITILLSFTFNMNLFFPFQSKAPLSLKQKVIYGLVGALGALFCMIYPIRTLGETHFDLRMVAIIILTLYAGWLPGSIILVSTCLIRYFIGGKFLLTGILVCVVAFLCALALRRLFLKANSRLAVGSIVVGCYLVLYITILYFRVRFLELHFYLTYFIAFYLTTIALIFVIESLIKINKQFDEMVYMDKLTMVGQLTASIAHEIRNPLATVRGFIQFLSTDTKDEQLKKYSPLILEELDRTNNIITSYLKVAKPEPVQLTVVSLHDVLSDCVQLLRPLASYSNVIIDYESTQRFYINGDEPHLKQALMNVIKNAIESIVNQGKIKIELQADYMKNQVEVRIEDNGRGMTPEQLKHIGLPFYTTKTKGTGLGSMVTNKLIREMNGSIEYKSELNKGTTVTIVFPLRK; encoded by the coding sequence TTGATTACTCTCATCAAACCACTGATTGTTAACATTACGATATTATTATCATTTACTTTTAATATGAATTTGTTTTTTCCGTTTCAATCAAAAGCTCCTCTATCACTAAAACAAAAAGTCATTTATGGGTTGGTGGGTGCCTTAGGAGCACTTTTCTGTATGATCTATCCCATTCGTACCTTAGGGGAGACGCATTTTGATCTCAGGATGGTTGCCATCATCATCCTTACTTTATATGCTGGCTGGCTACCTGGTAGCATTATTTTAGTTAGCACTTGTTTGATCCGATATTTCATTGGTGGAAAGTTTCTTTTAACGGGTATCCTAGTATGCGTTGTCGCTTTTTTATGTGCGTTAGCATTGAGGCGGCTATTTTTAAAAGCAAACTCTAGGCTGGCGGTGGGATCAATTGTCGTTGGTTGCTATCTTGTTCTTTATATTACCATTCTGTATTTTAGAGTTCGTTTTTTAGAATTACACTTTTATTTAACTTACTTTATTGCTTTTTATTTAACCACCATAGCCCTAATCTTTGTGATTGAAAGTTTGATAAAAATTAATAAGCAGTTTGATGAAATGGTGTATATGGATAAGCTGACAATGGTTGGCCAGCTTACGGCTTCGATTGCACACGAAATTCGAAATCCACTGGCAACGGTTAGAGGTTTTATTCAATTCTTAAGTACAGATACAAAGGATGAGCAATTGAAGAAATACTCGCCATTAATCCTTGAGGAATTGGATCGGACAAACAACATTATTACAAGCTATTTGAAAGTAGCAAAGCCCGAACCCGTTCAATTAACAGTTGTCTCCTTACATGATGTCTTAAGTGATTGTGTCCAACTATTGAGACCCCTTGCTTCGTATTCAAATGTCATTATCGATTATGAAAGTACACAACGATTCTATATCAATGGAGATGAACCGCATTTAAAGCAAGCGCTTATGAATGTCATCAAAAATGCAATTGAGTCCATTGTTAACCAAGGAAAGATTAAGATTGAGCTTCAAGCAGATTACATGAAGAATCAAGTGGAAGTTAGAATCGAAGACAACGGGAGAGGGATGACACCTGAGCAGTTAAAGCATATCGGCCTACCTTTTTATACAACCAAAACAAAAGGAACAGGCCTAGGCAGTATGGTAACCAACAAACTCATTCGCGAAATGAACGGCTCCATCGAGTATAAAAGTGAACTCAACAAAGGAACAACCGTTACAATCGTCTTTCCATTACGCAAATAA
- the rpiB gene encoding ribose 5-phosphate isomerase B, translating to MKIAIGSDHAGFPLKKPIMEFLEIKGYEVIDFGSYDPNPVDFPDIAKKIGSAIKGGVAERGIMVCGTGVGAAIASNKIPGIRASVCHDIYSAHQCVEHDDVNVMCIGAQIVGDKLAYELVEAFLTAKFSTEEQFRRRVQKLHEMELEYMYKHQLLSE from the coding sequence ATGAAAATTGCTATCGGGTCCGATCACGCTGGTTTTCCATTAAAAAAGCCGATTATGGAATTTTTAGAAATAAAGGGATATGAGGTAATAGACTTCGGAAGCTATGATCCAAATCCAGTTGACTTTCCAGATATCGCTAAAAAAATCGGTTCAGCAATAAAGGGTGGAGTGGCAGAAAGAGGAATCATGGTGTGTGGAACCGGGGTAGGAGCTGCTATTGCGTCTAATAAGATACCAGGAATTAGAGCATCAGTTTGCCATGATATTTACTCTGCCCATCAATGTGTGGAGCATGATGATGTAAATGTTATGTGCATTGGCGCTCAAATAGTGGGGGATAAATTGGCCTATGAGTTAGTTGAAGCATTCTTGACTGCAAAATTCAGTACGGAAGAGCAGTTTAGACGACGTGTTCAAAAACTGCATGAAATGGAACTTGAATACATGTACAAACACCAACTGTTAAGTGAGTAA
- the rbsK gene encoding ribokinase, which translates to MNNLKSSKILVLGSYNVDISSSMAKFPQPGETVLGSGFQKGPGGKGSNQAIAAARLGGNVSFMGCIGDDIFGQEAVRLFSDEGIETNYLIVDPTQPTGTAVILVEESGENQIVVTPGANHQLLSEHIDGKIDFKDISWLILQMEVPFESVKRAVECAKAEGVKVIMNPAPVLKEIVELLPSIDVLTPNETEAQVLTGISIETLQDVEKAAKWFLQKGTKAVSMTLGSKGAYIAFMNQNGFVGKHIPSRKVNAIDTTGAGDCFNGALAVALSEGNAFQESVEFAVKAASLSVQRKGAGVSMPFRREIDQE; encoded by the coding sequence ATGAATAATTTGAAGTCTAGTAAAATTCTTGTTCTGGGCAGTTATAATGTGGATATTTCATCTTCAATGGCAAAGTTTCCTCAACCTGGTGAAACTGTACTTGGATCAGGTTTTCAAAAAGGACCAGGCGGTAAAGGCTCCAATCAAGCCATTGCCGCTGCTAGGCTAGGAGGAAACGTGAGCTTCATGGGTTGCATTGGAGATGATATTTTTGGTCAGGAAGCAGTTAGGTTGTTTTCGGATGAAGGAATTGAAACTAACTATTTAATAGTAGATCCAACTCAGCCAACAGGAACGGCAGTTATATTAGTAGAGGAATCAGGAGAAAATCAAATTGTTGTAACACCAGGAGCCAATCATCAACTATTGTCAGAACATATCGATGGGAAAATTGATTTTAAAGATATCTCCTGGCTTATTTTACAAATGGAAGTGCCATTTGAATCTGTTAAAAGAGCAGTTGAATGTGCAAAGGCAGAGGGGGTTAAGGTTATAATGAATCCAGCCCCAGTTTTGAAAGAGATTGTAGAGCTCTTACCTTCTATTGATGTTCTTACTCCAAACGAAACAGAGGCACAGGTTCTTACGGGAATTTCAATCGAGACCCTCCAAGATGTTGAAAAAGCAGCAAAATGGTTTCTCCAAAAGGGAACAAAAGCCGTTTCTATGACATTGGGAAGTAAGGGTGCTTATATTGCATTTATGAATCAGAATGGTTTTGTTGGTAAACATATTCCATCCAGGAAGGTAAATGCAATTGATACTACAGGTGCAGGGGATTGCTTTAATGGCGCTTTAGCTGTAGCTCTTTCTGAAGGTAATGCATTTCAAGAATCTGTTGAATTTGCTGTAAAGGCAGCTTCTCTTTCAGTACAAAGGAAAGGAGCAGGTGTATCGATGCCCTTCAGGAGGGAAATAGACCAAGAATGA
- a CDS encoding ASCH domain-containing protein, with the protein MKVLSMIQPWASLFVLRENQYETRSWKTNYRGPMAIHTSLKIDKDVCNHIAIQKLLGKHGYTTEKLPTGKIIAVCELVNCIKVTENNQTWAVLEDGRIVEGNDFFLGDFRVGGYAWEVKEMKLLDKWIPAKGKLGLWEHPF; encoded by the coding sequence ATGAAGGTATTATCAATGATTCAACCATGGGCAAGTCTCTTTGTACTTAGAGAGAACCAATACGAAACCAGGTCTTGGAAGACAAATTATCGTGGCCCAATGGCCATTCACACTAGTTTGAAAATTGATAAGGATGTCTGCAATCATATTGCCATTCAGAAGTTGCTTGGTAAACATGGATACACAACTGAAAAACTTCCAACTGGAAAAATTATTGCCGTTTGTGAACTCGTCAATTGTATAAAAGTAACGGAGAATAACCAAACATGGGCTGTCCTGGAGGATGGAAGAATCGTAGAAGGAAATGACTTTTTTCTCGGAGACTTTCGAGTAGGTGGATATGCGTGGGAAGTGAAAGAGATGAAATTACTGGATAAGTGGATTCCAGCCAAGGGAAAACTAGGATTATGGGAGCATCCATTTTAA
- the rlmN gene encoding 23S rRNA (adenine(2503)-C(2))-methyltransferase RlmN, producing MNKESIYGLTINQLTAWLIEHGHKKSRAQQVWEYLYRKRVTAFSDMTDVNQACVQLLSENFAIQTLQEHIKQESADGTIKFLFKLQDGNLIETVLMRQKYGLSVCVTTQVGCNIGCSFCASGLLAKSRDLSSGEIVEQIMNVQLHLDKKVQGETVSHVVVMGIGEPFDNFENLIDFIKVIKDDKGLAIAARRITVSTSGLAEELIEFTDMGLQVNLAVSLHAPNNELRTRIMKINRAIPIEKLMQAMEYYVDKTNRRITIEYILLRDVNDHKQEAEQLAELLRPLGQKVYVNLIPYNPVDEHSQYQRSEQESVLSFYDTLKKSGINCKIRQEHGTDIDAACGQLRSKQIKKTEAR from the coding sequence ATGAATAAAGAGTCCATATATGGATTAACTATAAATCAATTGACAGCATGGCTTATCGAGCACGGTCATAAAAAGTCAAGAGCACAACAAGTTTGGGAATATCTTTATCGAAAGCGTGTAACAGCTTTCTCGGATATGACGGATGTAAATCAAGCTTGTGTTCAATTGCTGTCAGAAAACTTCGCAATCCAAACCTTACAGGAGCATATCAAGCAAGAATCAGCCGATGGAACGATTAAATTTTTGTTCAAGTTGCAGGATGGCAACTTGATTGAAACGGTCTTAATGCGCCAAAAATATGGCCTTTCCGTTTGTGTGACAACGCAAGTAGGCTGTAATATCGGCTGCAGTTTTTGCGCGAGTGGTTTATTAGCGAAAAGCCGGGATTTATCCAGTGGGGAAATCGTCGAGCAGATTATGAACGTTCAACTGCACCTGGATAAAAAGGTTCAAGGTGAAACCGTCAGTCATGTGGTTGTGATGGGGATTGGTGAACCCTTTGATAATTTTGAAAACCTCATAGACTTTATCAAGGTGATTAAAGATGATAAAGGGCTTGCGATTGCTGCTAGACGGATCACCGTATCCACCAGCGGGCTCGCGGAAGAGCTCATTGAGTTCACGGATATGGGGCTGCAGGTAAATTTGGCCGTTTCCTTGCATGCGCCAAATAATGAACTTCGGACGCGTATTATGAAAATTAACCGTGCGATTCCAATTGAAAAATTGATGCAGGCGATGGAGTATTATGTAGATAAGACCAACCGTCGGATTACGATTGAATATATTCTGTTGCGAGATGTCAATGATCATAAGCAAGAAGCCGAGCAGCTAGCAGAACTTCTGCGTCCTCTTGGGCAGAAAGTCTATGTAAACTTAATTCCATATAATCCGGTCGATGAACATAGTCAATATCAAAGAAGTGAACAGGAATCGGTACTGTCATTTTATGATACGTTGAAAAAGAGCGGGATTAATTGTAAAATTCGCCAAGAACATGGAACAGACATTGATGCTGCGTGCGGACAGTTAAGAAGCAAACAAATCAAAAAAACAGAAGCACGGTAA
- a CDS encoding TIM-barrel domain-containing protein has protein sequence MLISKEYQVHGSDFTFFSSHENMILRVINDSIINVRTEKATDTITTKNLKREEANIDIYSSDEGFELKTSKMLVRIDKETLKLSFFDHMGNVINQDHPKNLEKQHASFCYKTLKENEQFFGCGEQVGFLNQRGKKIQFWNYAEPKHFNAISNEMYQSIPFFISKENEMVYGLYFDNSFRSFFDFGTESSEYYSIGAEDGELNYYIIYGANIKEVLEHFTNLTGKSPLPPLWSLGYHQSKWSYFPEKRVYEVAKTFREKNIPCDSIHLDIDYMDNYKIFSFNKERFPNPKNMFHDLNELGYKMIAIVDPGVKMETGYDVYEQGKSNGYFCKNPDGSDFIGDVWPGGCAFPDFANQEVRSWWADLNKKFLEQGIRGIWNDLNEPSILVEPHTMSRDVIHRSIDGDRTHAEIHNLYANYEAMATLEGWEKFDESTRPFLLSRAGFAGIQKYAAVWTGDNTSSWDSLLISIPMFMNLGLSGIPFVGADVGGYAGECSEELLIRWMQLGAFTPLFRNHTRKEVRDQEPWAYSEKGENIMRKFIQLRYRLLPYFYTAFRETHEKGYPLFRPMIFNFENEVNTHNISDQFMIGDSLLVAPIYLPGQDYRAVYLPEGTWYDYWNNKKYNGGQYIVAKASLETMPLFVKSGAVIPEFPVMNYVGEKEINELKFNVYMGSGEYIYYEDDGASKEYLEQKYNKRKITVDSRDKEVFITVSPIFSGFESKVSTYRFTLNGIHSVSSIYLNDKNLNFIQKDNLVEFSTSAEEKIKIKITI, from the coding sequence ATGCTAATCAGCAAGGAATATCAAGTTCATGGCAGTGATTTTACCTTTTTTTCATCCCATGAAAATATGATACTCAGAGTTATTAACGATTCCATTATTAATGTTCGTACAGAAAAAGCGACAGATACGATTACAACAAAAAACTTAAAAAGAGAAGAGGCAAACATTGATATATATAGCTCGGACGAAGGTTTCGAGCTAAAAACGTCAAAAATGTTAGTTAGGATAGATAAAGAAACATTAAAACTTTCTTTTTTTGACCACATGGGTAACGTAATTAATCAGGATCATCCAAAGAATCTTGAGAAACAGCATGCGTCCTTCTGCTATAAAACACTAAAGGAAAATGAACAATTTTTTGGATGCGGTGAACAAGTAGGATTTTTAAATCAACGAGGGAAAAAAATCCAATTTTGGAACTATGCCGAGCCTAAGCATTTTAATGCAATTTCTAATGAAATGTACCAATCTATTCCTTTTTTTATTAGTAAAGAAAATGAGATGGTGTACGGTCTATATTTTGATAATAGTTTCCGTAGTTTCTTTGATTTTGGGACCGAGAGTTCTGAATATTACTCAATTGGTGCAGAAGATGGGGAATTAAATTATTACATTATCTACGGTGCAAATATAAAAGAAGTACTTGAACATTTTACAAATTTAACAGGAAAATCCCCTTTACCTCCACTTTGGTCACTAGGGTATCACCAGTCCAAATGGTCCTATTTCCCTGAAAAGAGAGTTTATGAGGTAGCAAAAACTTTTAGAGAGAAAAATATTCCTTGCGATTCTATTCATTTAGATATCGATTATATGGATAATTATAAAATCTTTTCTTTTAATAAAGAACGGTTTCCTAATCCTAAGAATATGTTTCATGATTTAAACGAATTGGGCTATAAAATGATTGCCATAGTAGATCCAGGGGTAAAAATGGAAACAGGGTATGATGTGTATGAGCAAGGAAAGAGTAATGGGTATTTTTGTAAGAATCCAGATGGAAGTGACTTTATAGGTGATGTGTGGCCTGGAGGCTGTGCATTTCCTGATTTCGCAAATCAAGAAGTAAGAAGCTGGTGGGCTGATCTTAATAAAAAGTTTTTAGAACAAGGCATTAGAGGCATATGGAATGATTTAAATGAGCCATCTATTTTAGTAGAACCACATACAATGTCTAGGGATGTTATCCATCGCTCAATTGATGGAGACAGGACTCATGCAGAAATCCATAACCTTTATGCAAATTATGAAGCAATGGCAACTTTAGAGGGATGGGAAAAATTTGATGAGTCTACTCGTCCTTTTTTATTAAGTAGAGCAGGTTTTGCTGGGATTCAAAAATATGCAGCTGTTTGGACGGGGGATAATACTAGCAGTTGGGATTCACTACTCATTTCCATCCCAATGTTTATGAATTTGGGCTTATCTGGTATTCCGTTTGTTGGCGCTGATGTTGGAGGCTATGCGGGTGAATGCTCTGAAGAACTTTTGATTCGATGGATGCAGCTTGGTGCATTTACACCATTATTTAGAAATCATACACGTAAGGAAGTAAGGGATCAAGAACCGTGGGCTTATAGTGAAAAAGGTGAAAACATCATGAGGAAGTTTATCCAGCTTCGCTACCGATTATTGCCTTATTTTTACACAGCGTTCAGGGAAACTCATGAAAAGGGATACCCTTTATTCCGTCCAATGATCTTTAACTTTGAAAATGAGGTTAACACACATAATATATCAGATCAATTTATGATCGGCGATAGTTTACTAGTCGCTCCAATTTATTTACCTGGTCAAGATTACCGTGCAGTCTATTTACCGGAAGGAACTTGGTATGACTACTGGAATAACAAAAAGTATAATGGCGGTCAATACATTGTGGCAAAAGCTTCACTTGAAACGATGCCGCTATTTGTTAAGTCTGGTGCTGTTATTCCGGAATTCCCAGTAATGAACTATGTTGGAGAAAAAGAGATTAATGAGTTGAAATTTAATGTATATATGGGCAGTGGAGAATATATTTATTACGAAGATGATGGTGCTAGCAAAGAATATTTAGAGCAAAAATATAATAAACGGAAAATTACAGTTGATTCTAGAGATAAAGAGGTTTTCATAACGGTTTCTCCGATTTTTTCAGGTTTTGAATCAAAAGTTTCCACTTATCGATTTACACTTAATGGCATCCATTCAGTGTCATCTATTTACCTTAATGATAAAAATTTAAATTTTATTCAAAAAGATAATCTAGTAGAATTTAGTACTTCCGCAGAAGAGAAAATTAAGATTAAAATAACGATTTAA
- a CDS encoding TetR/AcrR family transcriptional regulator, whose protein sequence is MRKISTEDRLLLRQSHIKKILKVIRTQGFLSLSIQEIAQLMNMSRASLYNYFSSKEDILMELNDFCISYIYEAGQMISNTELSYSQRLQKVFEHAVLSAAYSSEIFLKDLQISCMSLYEKKKQSRKEQMAAIHTFYQNGMEAGFFNEINPTLLIMQDETVLNKLINTSFLMDEELTLERALYDYFLAKCFQVLRPELVTNINHKEINCMVKDILHKLSPIL, encoded by the coding sequence ATGAGAAAAATATCAACTGAAGATCGATTACTGCTGAGACAATCCCATATTAAGAAAATCCTAAAAGTGATTCGGACTCAGGGATTCTTATCTTTATCTATCCAAGAAATTGCTCAGTTGATGAACATGAGTCGAGCCTCTCTGTATAACTATTTCTCTTCAAAAGAAGACATCCTTATGGAGTTAAATGATTTTTGCATTTCCTATATTTATGAAGCAGGTCAAATGATTTCCAATACAGAGCTTTCCTATTCCCAACGTCTTCAAAAGGTATTCGAACATGCCGTTTTGTCAGCTGCCTATTCATCTGAGATTTTTTTGAAAGACCTTCAGATTAGTTGCATGTCACTTTATGAAAAAAAGAAACAGTCGAGAAAAGAACAAATGGCCGCCATTCATACGTTTTATCAAAATGGAATGGAGGCAGGATTCTTTAATGAAATAAACCCTACCCTTCTTATAATGCAGGACGAAACCGTCTTAAATAAGCTAATCAATACCTCGTTTTTAATGGATGAGGAACTGACCTTAGAACGTGCTCTATATGATTACTTCTTGGCGAAATGCTTCCAAGTGCTACGGCCCGAATTAGTAACAAACATAAATCACAAAGAAATAAACTGCATGGTGAAAGACATCCTCCACAAACTGTCGCCAATATTATAA
- a CDS encoding RNA methyltransferase has protein sequence MEMRSLFGEEPQSHVLESIVKIGTSRSPFIKERITLLFEAEILEDLFIQVNTLQLCGATFKVTYVKNSGQKKSERDGFEKRRAIEREIGLHIVGKADLRHPDRLFGVMNVNRRWVFGEYKKSESVWFRHQQKPNSYSTALSTRVARAVVNIAIPKPEGIKAIDPCCGIGTVLVEALSMGIDMVGSDRNPLILPGARENIAHFGFDGEITLADIRDITGHYDVAIIDLPYNLCSVISPEVQLEMLQSARRIAEKVVVVTVEPIDEILIKAGFSIIDRAVAKKSVFIREVIVCN, from the coding sequence TTGGAAATGCGCTCATTATTCGGAGAGGAGCCTCAATCACATGTCTTGGAAAGCATCGTAAAAATTGGCACTAGCCGAAGCCCTTTTATTAAGGAAAGAATTACTCTGTTATTTGAAGCAGAAATCCTTGAGGATCTTTTTATACAGGTGAATACTTTACAACTATGCGGGGCCACGTTTAAAGTCACTTATGTGAAAAATAGCGGTCAGAAAAAAAGTGAAAGAGACGGATTCGAGAAACGACGTGCAATTGAACGAGAAATTGGATTACACATCGTTGGTAAGGCCGACCTTCGTCATCCCGATCGATTGTTTGGCGTGATGAATGTCAATCGCAGATGGGTATTCGGTGAGTATAAGAAAAGTGAGTCGGTGTGGTTTCGACATCAGCAGAAACCCAATAGCTACTCCACTGCGCTCAGCACGCGTGTGGCTAGAGCGGTCGTAAACATTGCCATCCCAAAACCAGAAGGAATTAAGGCCATCGATCCTTGCTGCGGAATTGGAACTGTCCTAGTTGAAGCACTTTCAATGGGAATTGATATGGTTGGAAGCGACCGAAATCCGTTGATTCTCCCTGGCGCTCGAGAAAACATCGCACACTTTGGTTTTGATGGAGAAATAACCTTAGCAGATATTCGCGATATTACTGGTCATTATGATGTAGCGATTATTGATTTGCCTTATAATTTGTGTTCGGTGATATCCCCCGAAGTACAATTGGAAATGCTCCAAAGTGCACGAAGGATTGCAGAAAAAGTAGTCGTGGTGACCGTTGAACCCATCGATGAAATTCTGATAAAAGCTGGGTTTTCTATTATAGATCGTGCGGTTGCGAAAAAAAGTGTATTTATTCGAGAAGTGATCGTTTGTAATTGA
- a CDS encoding putative quinol monooxygenase: MIIIHATFHIKPTMQDQFLEEIQPLIAASRAEEGNISYRLQKDVENEDIFTMVEVWQDKDAVASHNTSESFTTFVANVKKFLTAPLDVKAFEGQPLK; encoded by the coding sequence ATGATTATTATTCATGCGACATTTCATATTAAACCAACAATGCAGGATCAATTTTTAGAAGAAATTCAACCGTTAATTGCTGCCTCAAGAGCAGAAGAGGGAAACATCTCCTACCGTCTTCAAAAGGATGTAGAAAATGAAGACATCTTTACCATGGTAGAAGTGTGGCAGGATAAAGACGCCGTAGCGAGTCACAACACAAGTGAATCGTTCACCACATTTGTTGCCAATGTGAAAAAATTCCTCACTGCACCACTAGATGTAAAAGCATTCGAAGGGCAACCACTAAAATAA
- a CDS encoding M15 family metallopeptidase, whose amino-acid sequence MFIISFALIIILLFIEENPISNSNTNQSISYPTELHPIVKERSDQLIQQSASKGIRVVITDDFRSAEDQDRLYEQGRTTEGTIVTYAKGGESYHNFGLAVDFALKDPSGNVMWDMNYDGNKNGKDDWTEVVGMAKALGFEWGGDWAQFKDYPHLQMDFGLTVADLQNGERPADSSMTVDTNLGKP is encoded by the coding sequence GTGTTTATCATTTCTTTTGCTCTTATTATCATCCTTTTATTTATAGAAGAAAACCCCATATCCAATTCAAATACAAACCAGTCTATTTCTTATCCTACTGAACTCCATCCAATTGTAAAGGAACGCAGCGACCAATTAATCCAACAATCCGCAAGCAAAGGAATTAGAGTCGTGATTACGGATGACTTCCGAAGTGCGGAAGACCAGGATCGGCTATATGAGCAAGGCCGCACGACCGAAGGAACGATTGTAACATATGCAAAAGGAGGAGAGTCTTATCACAATTTTGGTCTTGCCGTTGACTTTGCGCTAAAGGATCCTTCAGGAAATGTCATGTGGGATATGAACTATGATGGAAATAAAAATGGGAAAGACGATTGGACTGAGGTTGTAGGAATGGCAAAAGCTTTAGGATTTGAATGGGGCGGTGATTGGGCTCAATTTAAAGATTATCCTCATTTACAGATGGATTTTGGCTTGACTGTTGCCGACTTACAGAATGGGGAGAGACCTGCTGACTCATCCATGACAGTAGATACAAATCTCGGCAAACCATGA
- a CDS encoding nitroreductase family protein, with amino-acid sequence MTTATASRQLINDFNQILKGRRSIKNYDKSVKISREEMTEILTLATLAPSSVNMQPWRFLVIESPEAKATLAPLAKFNQNQVETSSAVIAVFGDLNNFEKAEEIYGSAVEKGYMPQDVKERILTSFAGYYENISREDMKDVVLVDGGLVSMQLMLAARAFGYDTNPIGGYEKDQIAEAFGLDKERYVPVMLISIGKAADSGYPSVRLPVDQVAQWK; translated from the coding sequence ATGACTACAGCTACAGCATCAAGACAACTCATAAATGACTTTAACCAGATTCTTAAAGGTCGCCGGTCTATTAAAAATTATGATAAATCCGTAAAAATTAGCCGTGAGGAAATGACTGAAATCCTAACGTTAGCTACACTGGCTCCATCTTCTGTAAATATGCAGCCATGGCGCTTCCTTGTAATTGAAAGTCCTGAGGCAAAAGCTACGCTGGCACCACTTGCTAAATTCAATCAAAACCAAGTTGAAACTTCATCGGCAGTCATTGCTGTATTTGGTGATTTGAACAATTTTGAGAAAGCGGAAGAAATCTATGGTTCTGCCGTAGAAAAAGGTTATATGCCTCAAGATGTTAAGGAGCGAATCCTTACTTCTTTCGCAGGCTACTATGAGAACATTTCACGTGAGGACATGAAGGACGTGGTGTTAGTCGATGGTGGACTTGTGTCTATGCAATTAATGCTAGCAGCTCGTGCGTTTGGATATGATACTAACCCAATTGGCGGTTATGAAAAAGACCAAATTGCTGAAGCTTTTGGTTTAGATAAAGAGCGCTATGTTCCGGTTATGCTCATCTCCATTGGAAAAGCAGCAGATAGTGGGTACCCATCCGTTCGTCTCCCAGTAGATCAAGTCGCACAATGGAAGTAA
- a CDS encoding carbohydrate ABC transporter permease, whose product MSKRLILKYGNKFIFGLSVTVFLAIVLFPFIWQLINSLKPPGQLYKMPPDWWPEKFFFENYINTFVHYPFANYIINSFLVAGVTTLFCLVVASFTAYAVARLNIKGKNFIMLIVLTVSMFPPIAIISPLYLMMKNVGLLNTYLSLIIPYTTFALPLAIWNLSTFFKTIPLELEESAKMDGASTLQTYFKIILPLALPGVFTTAIIVFVTAWNEFLFALTFNTKELMRTVPVGISMFQGQYDLPWGEIASATIIVTIPLIILVLFFQKKVVSGLTSGAVKG is encoded by the coding sequence ATGAGCAAAAGATTGATATTAAAATATGGGAATAAATTTATTTTTGGACTATCTGTGACAGTCTTTTTAGCGATTGTTTTATTTCCTTTCATTTGGCAATTGATCAATTCATTGAAGCCGCCTGGTCAGCTTTATAAAATGCCTCCAGATTGGTGGCCAGAGAAGTTCTTTTTTGAAAACTACATTAATACATTCGTACATTATCCTTTTGCAAATTATATCATTAACAGCTTTCTTGTAGCAGGTGTAACGACTTTATTTTGCTTAGTAGTTGCCTCTTTTACCGCTTATGCTGTCGCTAGACTAAATATTAAAGGTAAAAATTTTATTATGTTAATTGTTCTGACTGTATCGATGTTCCCACCTATAGCAATTATTAGTCCTCTATATCTAATGATGAAAAATGTAGGGCTTTTAAATACTTATTTATCTCTGATTATTCCTTATACCACCTTTGCACTGCCTCTCGCGATTTGGAATTTGTCAACTTTCTTTAAAACGATTCCACTTGAATTAGAAGAGTCAGCAAAAATGGATGGTGCATCAACTTTACAGACGTATTTTAAAATTATCCTTCCTTTAGCCTTACCTGGTGTTTTTACCACAGCTATTATCGTATTTGTTACAGCGTGGAATGAATTTTTGTTCGCATTGACCTTTAATACCAAAGAATTAATGCGTACAGTGCCGGTTGGAATTTCGATGTTCCAAGGTCAATACGACCTGCCATGGGGTGAAATAGCTTCTGCAACAATCATTGTAACCATTCCATTAATTATTTTAGTTTTATTTTTCCAAAAGAAAGTTGTATCTGGATTAACATCAGGGGCAGTAAAAGGATAA